The sequence CAAGGCTAAAGCCAGAGGTTTTAGAAGTTACAGAAATTTTAAAATAGTAACCTTTTTGATTACAGGAAAACTTAATTTTGGTCAACTCAATAAACACTATTTACCCACTTAAAACTTAGAAGAACCTTACTTTTACTTAGTTTTAATTTCGTGAAGCCCTATTTAATTTTTTAGTAATCGGATTGAGCGGATTAATCGGATTCCTTTTCTGTTTTTTTTATCTGCTCAATCCGCTAAATCCGCTTACTAATAATATACCATGAAAATTCAAAAAAGTCAATAATTTATCTATGTTAATTCCGTGCGATCTGTGTCATCCGTGTACTTTTAATTCACAATTCAAGATGTGACCCTATACCCCCTTCAAGATGTGACCCTATACCCCCTTATTTTTAGTAAGGAGAGATGGAGAATAGGGAGAAAAGGAGAGAATTCTTTTAATATTTTTCTCCATTTCCTTCTTTCTCCCTTTCTCCTTTATTTCTGTCGGTAAAGGCTCAAAATCTCTATCTATAAACCAGACAGGCTCTTTAAACTTGCCCAAAAGATGTGCCACCCCATCAACAAATCCATTCAAATACACCCCAACCTCTGCCTCTGAATCTATCTTTGCCGTGGTAGGGTATCTTGGGTCTGAAATATCATAGGATTCATCCGGATGGTCAGTGACTATGTTCTGACCATTGGCATATTGAATGGCAGATAATTTTATCCCGGGTACACTCACGATTATCTGATGTATCAAATTATCATCCGGTATTAATTCCTCACCTGAGGTAACTACGAAAGAGGTGCTTGCTTGACTATCTGCTGGTAAATCTAAAGTAGCTGCAGGATATTGGGTGATAGAAAGGCATCCTGATGCTTTAATCAACTTCATCTTAATATTAGCCGTAAATGATTTATTCTTTGCCTTGTTAGTAATAGTGATGTAGTGGGTATGTGATTCATGAGGCTTAGTAAAATCCTGCCAGGCAGGATGGATGGATACAAAGATAGGTGGGGCTATCTCAAAACTCCAGCGATAAGGAGACCCTTTCAAGTCATGTCCTGGCTCATTGGCATTATCCTTTGCCTCAATTGAGCAAGAATACTCACCGTAATCTAACTTATTCACTGCTGATGCCTGATGAAAAGTCCCTTGAGGGGTATTCAGGACAATAGTTGTTGGGTCAATACCAGAGGCATAGCCATTAATAGGTGGGTCAAAAAGTGTAGCAGAGATATTGACCGTATAAGGCGTGTCCTCAGCAATAATCACCTCACCATTTGCTGGCGTGGTGGCAGTAACCTCAGGCTCCTCGGTGTCAATGTAAAACACATAGCTACCTGTAATTGGTATTTCAATTTCCTCTGTAACTTCAAGCTCAGATGGAGTATCACAATTACCCGTGAATATCTCTACTGGTCTTTTATATGGCATAAGACAAAGTGTCGCTATCCCATCACTATTTTTAGGGATATTCAAACTACCAGAGAAATTTTGCCCGTAGCCTACTAATGATAGATATTGCTGAGGTAAAGCTGTGCCTTTAGCAAAAACTGTAAGTGGCAAAGGAAGATAGTAGTTAGAAAGGGTAACATTAATACTTACATTCCCTTCCCTTACAGGAGATGGAGGAGAGATAGTAATTTCAGCGAGAATAGGTGATTGAGAAAATTTCTCTTGTAGAATCTCTTTCTTAATCCTAACATTGTTATCTAAATTCAAATGGTCTACTGGCAATTTAACTCCTAAGTCACTAACTTTTTTAGTTATTAGTTCTAACAAATGTTGTGCGACACCCATCGCTGAATTATAGGAAACAACACCATCTCCACCAAATATTCTATCTTCTGCTATCTGAAGATACTTAACATTTGAATTTAAGTTATTCTCCCAGAATAATTCCTCCATAAAATTACTGCCTTTAGTTTGCTGTTGCTCTACTGCAGGAAAGTAAGGGTTGGGAAGAATAGTATTTTCAATAAGTTTCTTGAGCCACTCTGGACAATGATAAGCCCACTCACCTAAAAAACTCCCTTTATTCGGTGTCCCAAGCATGATGATTTGACCTACATCATTGCCGTAGCGGGGGATGTCGGAGATGGTCTTGGTAATGTACCGTTTTGCCTGAAGATCATAATATTTATATTTCATTAGGGGTTGGTACTGACTTCCATACATCATCGTATAAAGTTCAGCTACCAG is a genomic window of bacterium containing:
- a CDS encoding alpha/beta fold hydrolase — its product is MLKRAIILGLVGSLFWLTPAFAKNPVLLVHGTNDTSEMWETGCLKKTLQNAGFDVFTLADFPELGGDFPLKGQGLIQEDIKQLKKIIDKIKEQTDAEKVDIIAHSRGGLVAELYTMMYGSQYQPLMKYKYYDLQAKRYITKTISDIPRYGNDVGQIIMLGTPNKGSFLGEWAYHCPEWLKKLIENTILPNPYFPAVEQQQTKGSNFMEELFWENNLNSNVKYLQIAEDRIFGGDGVVSYNSAMGVAQHLLELITKKVSDLGVKLPVDHLNLDNNVRIKKEILQEKFSQSPILAEITISPPSPVREGNVSINVTLSNYYLPLPLTVFAKGTALPQQYLSLVGYGQNFSGSLNIPKNSDGIATLCLMPYKRPVEIFTGNCDTPSELEVTEEIEIPITGSYVFYIDTEEPEVTATTPANGEVIIAEDTPYTVNISATLFDPPINGYASGIDPTTIVLNTPQGTFHQASAVNKLDYGEYSCSIEAKDNANEPGHDLKGSPYRWSFEIAPPIFVSIHPAWQDFTKPHESHTHYITITNKAKNKSFTANIKMKLIKASGCLSITQYPAATLDLPADSQASTSFVVTSGEELIPDDNLIHQIIVSVPGIKLSAIQYANGQNIVTDHPDESYDISDPRYPTTAKIDSEAEVGVYLNGFVDGVAHLLGKFKEPVWFIDRDFEPLPTEIKEKGRKKEMEKNIKRILSFSPYSPSLLTKNKGV